In Paenibacillus sp. FSL M7-0420, a single genomic region encodes these proteins:
- a CDS encoding undecaprenyl-diphosphate phosphatase, which yields MTEAIKAIILGIIEGLTEFLPVSSTGHLILAGDLLDFEGEAAVTFKIVIQLGAVMAVLLLYWKKYVNIGVNMLKMDFAKSKGLNAIHMILAMVPALIIYLLFKDTIKSQLFGPKPVLIGLIAGGLLMIFAARSRSTVTAETVDGLNYKQAFGIGLFQCLALWPGFSRSGSTISGGLLLGTSQKAAADFTFLISVPVMFGASLLDLYDSRDLLSSDALTLMLIGFVTSFLVAMIAVVTFIKLIKRLRLEWFALYRFVLAGLFYVIVIL from the coding sequence GTGACTGAAGCTATCAAAGCAATCATATTAGGGATTATTGAGGGGTTGACTGAATTCTTGCCGGTCTCGTCTACCGGGCACCTTATCCTGGCAGGGGATTTGCTGGATTTCGAGGGGGAGGCTGCGGTTACCTTCAAAATCGTAATCCAGCTAGGTGCGGTAATGGCCGTGCTGCTGCTGTATTGGAAGAAGTATGTGAACATTGGCGTGAATATGCTTAAGATGGATTTCGCCAAGAGTAAGGGATTGAATGCAATTCATATGATCCTGGCCATGGTACCAGCGTTAATCATCTATCTACTATTCAAGGACACGATCAAGAGCCAGCTATTCGGCCCCAAGCCGGTCCTCATTGGTCTGATTGCTGGTGGTCTCTTGATGATCTTCGCCGCACGCAGCAGGAGTACCGTAACGGCAGAGACCGTGGACGGTCTGAATTATAAACAAGCCTTCGGCATCGGGCTGTTCCAGTGTCTGGCGCTGTGGCCCGGCTTCTCAAGATCCGGCTCGACGATCTCAGGCGGTCTGCTGCTGGGAACCAGCCAGAAAGCCGCTGCGGACTTCACCTTCCTGATCTCAGTGCCGGTGATGTTCGGAGCAAGCCTCCTTGACCTGTATGACAGCAGGGATCTACTCAGTTCAGATGCGCTGACCCTGATGCTTATCGGGTTCGTGACGTCCTTCCTCGTAGCCATGATTGCAGTAGTCACGTTCATCAAGCTGATTAAGCGGCTACGCCTGGAATGGTTCGCGCTGTACCGGTTCGTGTTAGCGGGGCTATTCTATGTAATTGTTATTCTGTAA